Proteins encoded within one genomic window of Cucumis sativus cultivar 9930 chromosome 3, Cucumber_9930_V3, whole genome shotgun sequence:
- the LOC101202900 gene encoding serine/threonine-protein kinase AFC1 isoform X2, producing the protein METQRIIEFPHKNMDKRPRKRQRLAWDMPPPVPPPKVLPPPYCGQEFGNGQVPNYAYPSMYCRGAPRVGSPPWRPDNKDGHYVFSIGECLTPRYTILSKMGEGTFGQVLECLDSEKKEVVAIKIVRSISKYREAAMIEIDVLQRLARHDIGGTRCVQIRNWFDYRNHICIVFEKLGPSLYDFLRKNSYRSFPIDLVREFARQLLESVAFMHELRLIHTDLKPENILLVSSEFIRVPDHKFLSRSVKDGSYFKNLPKSAAIKLIDFGSTTTEHQDHSYIVSTRHYRAPEVILGLGWNYPCDLWSVGCILVELCSGEALFQTHENLEHLAMMEKVLGPLPQHMVLRADRRAEKYFRRGMQLDWPQSATSRESMRAVWKLLRLPNLIMQHVDHSAGDLIDLLQGLLRYDPSERLMAREALRHPFFTRDLRRCGYPL; encoded by the exons ATGGAGACTCAGAGGATTATTGAATTTCCACACAAAAACATGGATAAACGTCCCAGGAAGAGACAGAGATTAGCGTGGGATATGCCTCCTCCTGTTCCTCCACCGAAG GTTCTTCCACCACCATACTGCGGGCAGGAATTTGGGAATGGGCAAGTTCCCAATTATGCATATCCGTCCATGTATTGCAGAGGAGCTCCACGCGTTGGATCGCCTCCATGGAGGCCTGATAATAAAGATGGGCACTATGTATTTTCCATTGGGGAATGCTTAACTCCTCGTT ACACAATTTTGAGCAAAATGGGTGAAG GAACATTTGGGCAAGTGTTAGAATGCTTGGATAGTGAGAAAAAAGAGGTTGTAGCTATTAAAATTGTTCGATCAATAAGCAAATATCGTGAGGCTGCCATGATTGAAATTGATGTCCTTCAGAGGCTGGCTAGGCATGATATTGGAGGCACCCG TTGTGTGCAAATTCGGAATTGGTTTGACTATCGTAATCATATATGTATT GTATTTGAGAAGCTTGGACCAAGCTTATACGATTTTCTTCGCAAAAACAGCTACCGTTCATTTCCGATTGATCTTGTTCGGGAGTTTGCCAGACAACTTCTGGAGTCTGTAGCAT TTATGCACGAGCTACGGCTAATTCACACTGATTTGAAGCCAGAGAATATTCTTCTTGTTTCCTCAGAGTTCATTAGAGTTCCAGATCATAAG TTTTTATCACGTTCAGTGAAAGATGGTTCCTATTTCAAGAATCTTCCGAAGTCGGCTGCTATCAAGCTCATTGATTTTGGAAGTACCACGACTGAACATCAAGATCACAGCTATATTGTTTCGACACGTCATTATAGGGCACCTGAAGTTATCCTGG GTCTAGGTTGGAACTATCCTTGTGACCTATGGAGTGTCGGATGCATACTTGTTGAACTTTGTTCT GGCGAAGCACTTTTTCAAACGCATGAGAACTTGGAGCATCTTGCCATGATGGAGAAGGTTTTGGGCCCGTTGCCCCAACATATGGTTCTCCGTGCAGA TCGCCGTGCTGAGAAATACTTCAGGCGAGGCATGCAGCTAGATTGGCCTCAGAGTGCAACATCTCGAGAAAGCATGAGAGCAGTCTGGAAGCTACTGAGGCTGCCT AACCTTATAATGCAGCACGTTGATCACTCGGCTGGTGATTTGATTGATCTCCTGCAAGGCCTCTTACGTTATGATCCATCAGAGAGGCTCATGGCAAGAGAAGCACTAAGACATCCTTTCTTCACTAGGGATCTAAGAAGGTGTGGTTACCCCTTGTAG
- the LOC101202900 gene encoding serine/threonine-protein kinase AFC1 isoform X1 — translation METQRIIEFPHKNMDKRPRKRQRLAWDMPPPVPPPKVLPPPYCGQEFGNGQVPNYAYPSMYCRGAPRVGSPPWRPDNKDGHYVFSIGECLTPRYTILSKMGEGTFGQVLECLDSEKKEVVAIKIVRSISKYREAAMIEIDVLQRLARHDIGGTRCVQIRNWFDYRNHICIVFEKLGPSLYDFLRKNSYRSFPIDLVREFARQLLESVAFMHELRLIHTDLKPENILLVSSEFIRVPDHKFLSRSVKDGSYFKNLPKSAAIKLIDFGSTTTEHQDHSYIVSTRHYRAPEVILGLGWNYPCDLWSVGCILVELCSGEALFQTHENLEHLAMMEKVLGPLPQHMVLRADRRAEKYFRRGMQLDWPQSATSRESMRAVWKLLRLPNLIMQHVDHSAGDLIDLLQGLLRYDPSERLMAREALRHPFFTRDLRSSLFPGKLGQGLTVGM, via the exons ATGGAGACTCAGAGGATTATTGAATTTCCACACAAAAACATGGATAAACGTCCCAGGAAGAGACAGAGATTAGCGTGGGATATGCCTCCTCCTGTTCCTCCACCGAAG GTTCTTCCACCACCATACTGCGGGCAGGAATTTGGGAATGGGCAAGTTCCCAATTATGCATATCCGTCCATGTATTGCAGAGGAGCTCCACGCGTTGGATCGCCTCCATGGAGGCCTGATAATAAAGATGGGCACTATGTATTTTCCATTGGGGAATGCTTAACTCCTCGTT ACACAATTTTGAGCAAAATGGGTGAAG GAACATTTGGGCAAGTGTTAGAATGCTTGGATAGTGAGAAAAAAGAGGTTGTAGCTATTAAAATTGTTCGATCAATAAGCAAATATCGTGAGGCTGCCATGATTGAAATTGATGTCCTTCAGAGGCTGGCTAGGCATGATATTGGAGGCACCCG TTGTGTGCAAATTCGGAATTGGTTTGACTATCGTAATCATATATGTATT GTATTTGAGAAGCTTGGACCAAGCTTATACGATTTTCTTCGCAAAAACAGCTACCGTTCATTTCCGATTGATCTTGTTCGGGAGTTTGCCAGACAACTTCTGGAGTCTGTAGCAT TTATGCACGAGCTACGGCTAATTCACACTGATTTGAAGCCAGAGAATATTCTTCTTGTTTCCTCAGAGTTCATTAGAGTTCCAGATCATAAG TTTTTATCACGTTCAGTGAAAGATGGTTCCTATTTCAAGAATCTTCCGAAGTCGGCTGCTATCAAGCTCATTGATTTTGGAAGTACCACGACTGAACATCAAGATCACAGCTATATTGTTTCGACACGTCATTATAGGGCACCTGAAGTTATCCTGG GTCTAGGTTGGAACTATCCTTGTGACCTATGGAGTGTCGGATGCATACTTGTTGAACTTTGTTCT GGCGAAGCACTTTTTCAAACGCATGAGAACTTGGAGCATCTTGCCATGATGGAGAAGGTTTTGGGCCCGTTGCCCCAACATATGGTTCTCCGTGCAGA TCGCCGTGCTGAGAAATACTTCAGGCGAGGCATGCAGCTAGATTGGCCTCAGAGTGCAACATCTCGAGAAAGCATGAGAGCAGTCTGGAAGCTACTGAGGCTGCCT AACCTTATAATGCAGCACGTTGATCACTCGGCTGGTGATTTGATTGATCTCCTGCAAGGCCTCTTACGTTATGATCCATCAGAGAGGCTCATGGCAAGAGAAGCACTAAGACATCCTTTCTTCACTAGGGATCTAAGAAG
- the LOC101202900 gene encoding serine/threonine-protein kinase AFC1 isoform X3 produces the protein METQRIIEFPHKNMDKRPRKRQRLAWDMPPPVPPPKVLPPPYCGQEFGNGQVPNYAYPSMYCRGAPRVGSPPWRPDNKDGHYVFSIGECLTPRYTILSKMGEGTFGQVLECLDSEKKEVVAIKIVRSISKYREAAMIEIDVLQRLARHDIGGTRCVQIRNWFDYRNHICIVFEKLGPSLYDFLRKNSYRSFPIDLVREFARQLLESVAFMHELRLIHTDLKPENILLVSSEFIRVPDHKFLSRSVKDGSYFKNLPKSAAIKLIDFGSTTTEHQDHSYIVSTRHYRAPEVILGLGWNYPCDLWSVGCILVELCSGEALFQTHENLEHLAMMEKVLGPLPQHMVLRADRRAEKYFRRGMQLDWPQSATSRESMRAVWKLLRLPNLIMQHVDHSAGDLIDLLQGLLRYDPSERLMAREALRHPFFTRDLRR, from the exons ATGGAGACTCAGAGGATTATTGAATTTCCACACAAAAACATGGATAAACGTCCCAGGAAGAGACAGAGATTAGCGTGGGATATGCCTCCTCCTGTTCCTCCACCGAAG GTTCTTCCACCACCATACTGCGGGCAGGAATTTGGGAATGGGCAAGTTCCCAATTATGCATATCCGTCCATGTATTGCAGAGGAGCTCCACGCGTTGGATCGCCTCCATGGAGGCCTGATAATAAAGATGGGCACTATGTATTTTCCATTGGGGAATGCTTAACTCCTCGTT ACACAATTTTGAGCAAAATGGGTGAAG GAACATTTGGGCAAGTGTTAGAATGCTTGGATAGTGAGAAAAAAGAGGTTGTAGCTATTAAAATTGTTCGATCAATAAGCAAATATCGTGAGGCTGCCATGATTGAAATTGATGTCCTTCAGAGGCTGGCTAGGCATGATATTGGAGGCACCCG TTGTGTGCAAATTCGGAATTGGTTTGACTATCGTAATCATATATGTATT GTATTTGAGAAGCTTGGACCAAGCTTATACGATTTTCTTCGCAAAAACAGCTACCGTTCATTTCCGATTGATCTTGTTCGGGAGTTTGCCAGACAACTTCTGGAGTCTGTAGCAT TTATGCACGAGCTACGGCTAATTCACACTGATTTGAAGCCAGAGAATATTCTTCTTGTTTCCTCAGAGTTCATTAGAGTTCCAGATCATAAG TTTTTATCACGTTCAGTGAAAGATGGTTCCTATTTCAAGAATCTTCCGAAGTCGGCTGCTATCAAGCTCATTGATTTTGGAAGTACCACGACTGAACATCAAGATCACAGCTATATTGTTTCGACACGTCATTATAGGGCACCTGAAGTTATCCTGG GTCTAGGTTGGAACTATCCTTGTGACCTATGGAGTGTCGGATGCATACTTGTTGAACTTTGTTCT GGCGAAGCACTTTTTCAAACGCATGAGAACTTGGAGCATCTTGCCATGATGGAGAAGGTTTTGGGCCCGTTGCCCCAACATATGGTTCTCCGTGCAGA TCGCCGTGCTGAGAAATACTTCAGGCGAGGCATGCAGCTAGATTGGCCTCAGAGTGCAACATCTCGAGAAAGCATGAGAGCAGTCTGGAAGCTACTGAGGCTGCCT AACCTTATAATGCAGCACGTTGATCACTCGGCTGGTGATTTGATTGATCTCCTGCAAGGCCTCTTACGTTATGATCCATCAGAGAGGCTCATGGCAAGAGAAGCACTAAGACATCCTTTCTTCACTAGGGATCTAAGAAG